TATGACTTGCTAGACTGTTCCTTCCAGAAATTCTGTAGTCCAGCATTTTAGttccaaaatattatatttgcaAGGCGATTTATGACATGTTAGCGGTGTAAAATGTGTATTATTTACACGGGCTTGCAAGTAGAATGACTTATTCTGAAACCAACTAAtccatttcaagttttaaaacgCACCAAGAAATGTTTATAACTGTTACAGCAGACAGTGATTATTGAATAAACATGCTGCAGGGAGTCACTATCAACACAAATGCATGGACTGATGCTGGGCATGCTGTGAATCAAATCTATGACATTCTTTACATGATGGGCCGTGATGACATTGCTGTTGGAGTAGGAGGTGAGGGTGGGATACTAGAAGATGGTACAATTCTCCCTGATGTTGGAGGGTATCTTCCTATTATCGAACAGGTGTGAAGAAGTTTCTGTGATCATTTTGACTAAATGGCTCGCTATAAAGTTCAATGTTCTAAATCCCAGTCTAAAAGCCATAATGAGTCCACTTATTAATGATCTAATTGTACCCTATTTGTTACGTGAATGGTTCTAATCTGTGTTAAACATACCAGGGAATCACAACTGGAGGGTATTGTAGATATAGACAAGCTATTCCTGTAGGCCAAGGGGGGCGACTAGATATTAATGCCAACTATGGAATCCGGAAAGCTTTCCTACCTCAGGTATGAACTTGCACAGTAATTGCAATCTGGGATGAAATCTTTGTTCCTTGTACTTGTTGGTCCAATTCCCCATAAATTATAACATGTTGATGTACTTCCCATAATGATTCCATGGACTTCTTGCCTCTATAAGTTGACAGTGGTCTTGAGAAATTAAGGTACACTAAATCAGCTGAAGTACTCAATTCATTGTTCGGTTTTTATAGCAGCTAGAATTGATTTTCTTAGCCATCTTATACTATCAACTCACTTCAAGCTTAGCAGATAAtgcttttattttactttatttctcCTGTTTAACTGGGGAAGTTTGTCTCAGCTTCCTGCTTTACTTCATAATGTTTGTCCTCTAAATATGTGATCTTGGAATTTTCTTTGGATATCTGTTCAGTATGCTCTGTTAGGATTCAAGACTCATGTCCAGCTTTTTGTCTTGTAATCAGGGGAGAAGGAAGTATACTCCTCTTCGACAGCCAACTGCTCAGCAAGTGATGATAGATAAAATATCAGAGGGCCCCATAACTGTGTTTGTTATAGGAGCACATACGAATATGGCTATTTTCCTTATGAACAACCCacatttaaagaaaaacatCGAGCACATTTATGTCATGGGTGGTGGTGTAAGGTCAAAGAACCCAACTGGTTGTTGCCCACAAAATGCCAGCTCATCTTGCGTGCCTCAGCAGTGTGGTAACCATGGCAATTTGTTCACTGATTATACTAGTAATCCTTATGCAGAGTTCAATGTGTTTGGAGATCCTTTTGCTGCATACCAGGTAATGCAGTTCCTTCCTAGGATGCTTGTCACGGCAGATGATTCTGTCTAAGAAAAGtgtaaaatgattttcttgatAGATTAAGAATGGATATTCTCTCCAAAACCTTACCATTTCCCAATTCTGCAAAGAGATAAACACATATTGCATCTCGAAGCTAAAAGTCAGTTGCATTTGACAATGATTCCTTTTCATTCAGGTTTTTCATTCCGGTATTCCTATCACCCTCGTTCCACTGGATGCAACAAACACTATCCCGATTAATGAGAAGTTCTTTGACACATTTGAGCAGAGTCTGAATACATATGAGGCACAATACTGCTTCCAGTCATTGAAGATGACTCGTGATACATGGTTTGACGACCAATTCTATACTGTAAGTTGTTCTACTTGCAAGAAAAGTTTAAAAGTTTTTTCTCTTACTAATCAAATCCTCCCATATTAACAAGGGCGTGTCTTTCGCACTAGCTtacaattataattttcttgctTGTCATTATGATCTTACTTTGATCTCGATCTCCTATTATGTGATTACATACAAACTTAAGAAGTTACTAATTCTTATTTGCATctcttatataaaaaatgaagaagtctCGTTTGCATCTTTTTCAGGAGCAAGTAAGATAATCTACTACAATTTGATTCTTTGCAGAGCTATTTTATGTGGGACTCCTTTACAGCTGGTGTGGCAACTTCAATCACGCTTAACTCTCACAGAGATGATGGGCtaaatgaatttgctgaaatgGAGTATATGAATGTAACTGTAGTTACTTCCAACAAACCTTATGGGGCTTCTGATGGTTCCAATCCATTCTTTGATGGCCGTGTAGTTCCGAAATTTGGATTAAAGACAGGTGGAGTACATAGTGGTCATGTTCAGACTGGACTTCGAGATCCATTCTGCATTGTGAAGAATGGGAAGGGAAAGTGCCAGGTATTAACTTGTTCAGTCTTGCAACACTACATAATAGACAACTTTTAGAGTCTTTCCATTTCTGCTGACATGTCAAGATTTGATCcgtaagaaaattttaaaattaatgatcTTTCAAAGATAATCTTGCAATTTCAGCAATGTTCTGAATCAGTAATGTTGCTCCAGCTTACATTttgtgttgttcaaatgtgcaTGTGCTATCTATTGCAACAATATATTAGGATGGTTATACAGCAGAGATAACTGGTCCAGATGCAGTGCGTGTACTAGTTGCTACAAAAGCCAAACCCAACCAGAACAAGAACAGCTCCCTAGACAGAGAGTTTTTCATAAGTTTCTTGGATGTAGGTTCATCTTTTCTCTTGAATATTTTTCatcaacattattttttttttacacttgatTCAAACGTGCACAAAACACAAACATGCGCAACTTGCATGCACAGTTGATGCCTACTTGgagtatttttatattctgttCAATGCTGTCTTACCTTCTTGCTACAATGTATATATGAACAGAATTATAACACACTTTCATGCAGGCTCTAAATCGTCCTCAACATACTGGGAGATTTAATTTTACAACACAATTTCCATATTACAAAGAAGTTCTTTACATACCATATTTTGGGTCTAAAACACTTGGGAAAcctgttgtttttgacatggaTATGAGTGCAGGAGATTTTCTAGCTCTGTTTTACCTCCTGAAAGTACCTGTGGAAGTAATCTACCTCAAGGTAGATTGCTCTTTTTATTTATGATGATTAGCATTTTGGTTGTTTCCCAATTCTAAAAAGCAACAGAAATTCTTATGTGCGTTTGCCTTGGTTGTTTCATTCTGCAGGCAATAATAGTAAGCCCAACTGGTTGGGCAAATGCAGCTACAATCGATGTGGTTTATGATTTACTTCATATGATGGGGCGTGATGACATTCAAGTTGGTCTTGGAGATGTATTTTCAATGAACCAGTCCGATCCTACCTTTTCAGCTGTTGGAGACTGCAAATATGCTAAGGCCATCCCACATGGCAGTGGTGGATTTCTTGACTCCGACACTCTCTATGGTCTTGCTCGTAGTTTGCCAAGAAGTCCTAGAAGGTACTAAAAGTTTACTCTATTTTCTATAGAGAAACGctattcatcatctttttaatcatcatcattttattatttcatgatATTTTGAATGCTATATCTGCAGATACACGGCTGAGAACTCCATTAAGTATAACGCTCCTCGGGACACCGATCACCCCGAGCTCAGGCAGCCACGGGCGTTGGAAGTTTGGAAATCTGTGGTGGAAACACTTGACTCAGGATCTAAGATCACTATACTCACCAATGGGCCACTGACTAATCTTGCCAAAATCATTCTATCAGAGAAAAATGCCACCTCTCTTATTCAGGTAAGTGGATTTATTTACTTGCTGATCTTTCTCACAAATTTAAGAGGGAATTCATGATTAAAGTAGTTACCACTAAAAacttgtattaaaatataattgcataTCCAAAATCAATCCCTGAatctttgtattttgtttgtaaaAGGTTTCCTTGGTTTTCAATTTTTCAGTATTAATCCTTGAATTTTTCGAAAAATTGCAATTAAGTTATTTTATCTAACTTCGATAGAATTTAGTCGCCTTTATGCCATGTGAAATTGATGTCACATGTCAATCAATCAAAgtctacaacttttttttttttttattggtatcgGGGGTCCAAAAACAGAGTCAATCAAAGTCTGCAACTTCACATTACTTACcttgttaaaaattataaaaattaatttaaaaattcaaatgcatttaaaaaaaaaaaaaaactccaaggGGTtagcccaagtggtgaaggccttagTCTTGGAGTATCACTctcttcaaggtccaaggttcaacacctcatgagTGCAAACAATTCTTTGGGGTCACACTCTCTAGTGAAAAGCCAGCAACTTAATCAGTTCcctgtagggaaacttccgagggtgtgGTGCATGGGACCAGAGTTTACTCTGTAGAATTGGGTCCGAAAGGCCCTACCTTGGAGAGGTTCTCggacattaaaaaataaaaaaataaataaaaaaacttaaaaatgaaaacttgaataactacaatcaaaataaaaaaattaactaattgtttcttaaaaaatacttacaaattaaaaactaaatggTACTAAAATAAgaatacaaacaaaaacataaattgtcctcaactcatttcatctcatcattacaactttttcaaatctcaatgcacttttccaaatttttatataaaatataatataaaattcaattttttcaaatcccaacacactcataatatttaaaactaatactctaacaatattttattcaactcaactcagctcaacccaacatccaaacacataatACATGTAGAAAAGCATACATTGAGCAAATGTGGTTAaaatccataaaaaataaaaataaaaaaaaaattaaaaaaaaaaaaggcaaatgaGGATCCTTTCTCCTAGGACTGATTGGTTAGCTCCCAATCACCTTGCATAGTGTGGCTTTTTATGCCACATATCGACTTTTGATTGGTTAGCACATAAATGAATATCATATAAGGGTTAGGACGGAAGCACTTAATTGTAAATTTAAGGAAAATCTCTACAAAGTAGTGAAGCCTAATGACTCATTTTGCATGTAATCCTGTTTTAGGTTTCTTGGTGAACCATGCCGTTCTGAAAAGTGGTAGCTGCTGTTATTGCTGAACTTGATGATGACAATATATATAGCTTAAAATTTGCCTTTGACATTTATGTATGATTATGTTAAAATTATGGATAATTTGCGTGTGATATTAACATCATCAAACCACCTTAAATCTGGACGCAGGATGTATATGTAGTTGGAGGACACCTCAGCCACAAACGTGCAGACAAAGGAAATGTCTTCTCAGTTCCATCCAATGAATATGCAGAATTCAATATGTTTCTTGATCCTTTGGCTGCAAAGACAGTCTTTGATTCTGAACTTAACATCACACTCATTCCACTTGGCATCCAGCGTCAAGTTGGTTCATTTCCAATGATCTTGAAAAGGTTTCAGGACACAAAAATGACACCTGAAGCTAATTTCGCCCGTCGTTTGCTGACCAGGCTATACCTCTTGCAACAAAGCCACCTTAGATATCAGCATATGGTAAAGTTCTTGATCTTTTCCATTATTTTCATACGTAATGGCATTCTCCGGGGAAATAATGCATGGTCTCGGCCTCCCCATGGGAGATTCAACATGAGCTCAAGATGATTTTGATGCCGAGTCATTCTATTTGCAAGTCAGCATAGAGAACACACTGCTATGTCAGCCGTATAAAGGATGTGTCTTCTGCATCGTGTTTACAAATATAAGTTTTCTTTGATGAAAGGCTTTTGATCCCTTTCATTTTGTTGGTCCATCTGTATTTCTTGGTAATGTATCCACCTGATGTTTATTCTGCTCTAGCTGTTAGCACTGAATGTTAGTGTTGTGCAGGGGACATTCTCCGGGGAAATCCTTGGTGCAGTAGCGCTGGCCAGTCATCACTCCCCTTTGAAGCCAACTTTGAGAGTGAAGCCCATCAAAGTCTTTGCTGAAGGTGTCGAATCCAAAGATGGACAAACTGTTATTGATGAAAAACATGGAAAGCCTGTCAAAATATTGGAAGATATTAACCGTGAA
This genomic interval from Carya illinoinensis cultivar Pawnee chromosome 2, C.illinoinensisPawnee_v1, whole genome shotgun sequence contains the following:
- the LOC122300478 gene encoding uncharacterized protein C1683.06c-like isoform X4; amino-acid sequence: MRMLPERNFWFIVLLIIGVVGDNLYTVKGRTHRILLDTDVDTDDFFALLYLLKQNRSEFEVQGVTINTNAWTDAGHAVNQIYDILYMMGRDDIAVGVGGEGGILEDGTILPDVGGYLPIIEQGITTGGYCRYRQAIPVGQGGRLDINANYGIRKAFLPQGRRKYTPLRQPTAQQVMIDKISEGPITVFVIGAHTNMAIFLMNNPHLKKNIEHIYVMGGGVRSKNPTGCCPQNASSSCVPQQCGNHGNLFTDYTSNPYAEFNVFGDPFAAYQVFHSGIPITLVPLDATNTIPINEKFFDTFEQSLNTYEAQYCFQSLKMTRDTWFDDQFYTEQVR
- the LOC122300478 gene encoding uncharacterized protein LOC122300478 isoform X1, whose amino-acid sequence is MRMLPERNFWFIVLLIIGVVGDNLYTVKGRTHRILLDTDVDTDDFFALLYLLKQNRSEFEVQGVTINTNAWTDAGHAVNQIYDILYMMGRDDIAVGVGGEGGILEDGTILPDVGGYLPIIEQGITTGGYCRYRQAIPVGQGGRLDINANYGIRKAFLPQGRRKYTPLRQPTAQQVMIDKISEGPITVFVIGAHTNMAIFLMNNPHLKKNIEHIYVMGGGVRSKNPTGCCPQNASSSCVPQQCGNHGNLFTDYTSNPYAEFNVFGDPFAAYQVFHSGIPITLVPLDATNTIPINEKFFDTFEQSLNTYEAQYCFQSLKMTRDTWFDDQFYTSYFMWDSFTAGVATSITLNSHRDDGLNEFAEMEYMNVTVVTSNKPYGASDGSNPFFDGRVVPKFGLKTGGVHSGHVQTGLRDPFCIVKNGKGKCQDGYTAEITGPDAVRVLVATKAKPNQNKNSSLDREFFISFLDALNRPQHTGRFNFTTQFPYYKEVLYIPYFGSKTLGKPVVFDMDMSAGDFLALFYLLKVPVEVIYLKAIIVSPTGWANAATIDVVYDLLHMMGRDDIQVGLGDVFSMNQSDPTFSAVGDCKYAKAIPHGSGGFLDSDTLYGLARSLPRSPRRYTAENSIKYNAPRDTDHPELRQPRALEVWKSVVETLDSGSKITILTNGPLTNLAKIILSEKNATSLIQDVYVVGGHLSHKRADKGNVFSVPSNEYAEFNMFLDPLAAKTVFDSELNITLIPLGIQRQVGSFPMILKRFQDTKMTPEANFARRLLTRLYLLQQSHLRYQHMGTFSGEILGAVALASHHSPLKPTLRVKPIKVFAEGVESKDGQTVIDEKHGKPVKILEDINREAYYHLFAKQMVNTEQSAVMGSFNDQKRMWRTPPT
- the LOC122300478 gene encoding uncharacterized protein LOC122300478 isoform X3 — translated: MRMLPERNFWFIVLLIIGVVGDNLYTVKGRTHRILLDTDVDTDDFFALLYLLKQNRSEFEVQGVTINTNAWTDAGHAVNQIYDILYMMGRDDIAVGVGGEGGILEDGTILPDVGGYLPIIEQGITTGGYCRYRQAIPVGQGGRLDINANYGIRKAFLPQGRRKYTPLRQPTAQQVMIDKISEGPITVFVIGAHTNMAIFLMNNPHLKKNIEHIYVMGGGVRSKNPTGCCPQNASSSCVPQQCGNHGNLFTDYTSNPYAEFNVFGDPFAAYQVFHSGIPITLVPLDATNTIPINEKFFDTFEQSLNTYEAQYCFQSLKMTRDTWFDDQFYTSYFMWDSFTAGVATSITLNSHRDDGLNEFAEMEYMNVTVVTSNKPYGASDGSNPFFDGRVVPKFGLKTGGVHSGHVQTGLRDPFCIVKNGKGKCQDGYTAEITGPDAVRVLVATKAKPNQNKNSSLDREFFISFLDEIF
- the LOC122300478 gene encoding pyrimidine-specific ribonucleoside hydrolase RihA-like isoform X2; amino-acid sequence: MWDSFTAGVATSITLNSHRDDGLNEFAEMEYMNVTVVTSNKPYGASDGSNPFFDGRVVPKFGLKTGGVHSGHVQTGLRDPFCIVKNGKGKCQDGYTAEITGPDAVRVLVATKAKPNQNKNSSLDREFFISFLDALNRPQHTGRFNFTTQFPYYKEVLYIPYFGSKTLGKPVVFDMDMSAGDFLALFYLLKVPVEVIYLKAIIVSPTGWANAATIDVVYDLLHMMGRDDIQVGLGDVFSMNQSDPTFSAVGDCKYAKAIPHGSGGFLDSDTLYGLARSLPRSPRRYTAENSIKYNAPRDTDHPELRQPRALEVWKSVVETLDSGSKITILTNGPLTNLAKIILSEKNATSLIQDVYVVGGHLSHKRADKGNVFSVPSNEYAEFNMFLDPLAAKTVFDSELNITLIPLGIQRQVGSFPMILKRFQDTKMTPEANFARRLLTRLYLLQQSHLRYQHMGTFSGEILGAVALASHHSPLKPTLRVKPIKVFAEGVESKDGQTVIDEKHGKPVKILEDINREAYYHLFAKQMVNTEQSAVMGSFNDQKRMWRTPPT